A genome region from Dickeya dadantii NCPPB 898 includes the following:
- the dpaA gene encoding peptidoglycan meso-diaminopimelic acid protein amidase, with protein MHKVALSLAMLFVLPSVAISNSYANQVSPATTEMKQQVAGSPVYIQIFKEERILELYARTGNEYKLVQSYPICKYSGGLGPKMTEGDFKSPEGFYQVDLKQLKPDSHYYRAINVGFPNEYDRAHGYSGRYLMIHGECVSIGCYAMTNQYIAEIYTYVEKALRNGQQKVELAIYPFRMNEQNMKRHSRSTYYKFWSQLQPGYAYFNRTHQPPAVSVLNGQYVVNQPAPVGQPESNYTLAKTK; from the coding sequence ATGCACAAAGTCGCGCTTTCGCTTGCGATGTTATTTGTTTTGCCTTCCGTCGCCATCAGCAATAGCTACGCCAATCAGGTGTCGCCGGCGACGACAGAAATGAAACAGCAGGTGGCAGGATCACCGGTTTATATTCAGATCTTCAAGGAAGAACGGATCCTGGAGCTTTACGCCAGAACCGGCAACGAGTACAAGCTGGTGCAAAGTTACCCGATCTGTAAATATTCCGGCGGCCTTGGCCCCAAAATGACCGAAGGCGATTTTAAAAGTCCGGAAGGGTTTTATCAGGTTGATTTGAAACAACTGAAACCCGACAGCCATTATTACCGCGCCATCAATGTGGGCTTCCCGAACGAATACGATCGCGCGCACGGCTATTCCGGCCGTTACCTGATGATCCACGGCGAGTGCGTGTCTATCGGCTGCTATGCCATGACCAACCAATATATCGCAGAGATTTACACTTACGTGGAGAAAGCGCTGCGCAACGGGCAGCAGAAAGTGGAATTAGCGATCTACCCGTTCCGCATGAACGAGCAGAACATGAAGCGCCACAGCCGCTCCACTTATTACAAATTCTGGAGTCAGCTGCAGCCCGGTTATGCCTACTTCAATAGAACCCACCAGCCGCCGGCGGTGTCGGTGCTCAACGGGCAGTACGTAGTTAATCAGCCCGCGCCCGTCGGCCAGCCTGAATCAAATTACACGCTCGCCAAAACAAAATAA
- a CDS encoding class II glutamine amidotransferase produces MCELLGMSANVPTDICFSFTGLMQRGGRTGPHRDGWGITFYEGNGCRTFKDPLPSFNSPIAELVQNYPIKSCAVVSHIRQANRGAVALENTHPFTRELWGRNWTFAHNGQLKGYRRLKTGHFRPVGETDSEYAFCWLLYQLSQRYPRTPSNWPAVFRYIATLADQLRKKGVFNMLLSDGQFVMGFSSTKLHWITRRAPFGKATLLDDDVEIDFQQQTTPNDVVTVLATQPLTGNETWHPIMPGEFVLFCFGERVI; encoded by the coding sequence ATGTGTGAACTGCTTGGGATGAGCGCCAACGTCCCAACGGATATCTGTTTCAGTTTTACCGGCCTGATGCAGCGGGGCGGCCGAACCGGGCCGCACCGCGATGGTTGGGGAATTACCTTCTACGAAGGCAACGGCTGCCGTACCTTCAAGGATCCGCTGCCCAGCTTCAACTCGCCGATTGCCGAACTGGTGCAGAACTATCCCATCAAGTCCTGCGCGGTGGTTTCTCATATCCGTCAGGCCAATCGCGGCGCAGTGGCGCTGGAAAACACCCACCCGTTTACCCGCGAACTATGGGGCCGAAACTGGACCTTTGCCCATAACGGTCAGCTCAAAGGGTATCGCCGTCTGAAAACCGGCCATTTTCGTCCGGTCGGGGAAACCGACAGCGAATACGCTTTTTGCTGGCTGCTGTATCAACTGTCGCAGCGTTATCCGCGCACGCCGTCCAACTGGCCGGCGGTGTTTCGTTATATCGCCACGCTGGCGGATCAACTGCGCAAAAAGGGCGTGTTCAACATGCTGCTGTCGGATGGGCAGTTCGTGATGGGATTCAGCTCGACCAAACTGCACTGGATTACCCGGCGGGCGCCGTTTGGCAAGGCGACTTTGTTGGATGATGATGTGGAAATCGACTTTCAGCAGCAGACCACACCCAACGATGTGGTCACAGTGCTGGCGACTCAGCCGTTGACCGGCAACGAAACCTGGCACCCAATTATGCCAGGAGAATTCGTCTTATTTTGTTTTGGCGAGCGTGTAATTTGA
- the lpcA gene encoding D-sedoheptulose 7-phosphate isomerase — MYQDLIRNELKEAASTLNAFLSDDANIQAIQDAAVLLADAFKAGGKVISCGNGGSHCDAMHFAEELTGRYRENRPGYPAIAISDPSHLSCVSNDFGYDFVFSRYVESLGREGDVLLGISTSGNSGNIIKAISAARAKRMKVITLTGKDGGKMAGTADVEIRVPHFGYADRIQEVHIKAIHILIQLIEKEMAGN; from the coding sequence ATGTACCAGGACTTAATCCGTAATGAGCTGAAAGAAGCGGCGTCCACGCTGAATGCATTTTTAAGTGATGATGCCAATATTCAGGCGATTCAGGATGCGGCCGTTTTACTGGCGGATGCCTTCAAGGCGGGCGGAAAGGTGATCTCCTGCGGCAACGGCGGCTCTCACTGTGATGCCATGCATTTCGCGGAAGAACTGACCGGCCGTTATCGCGAAAACCGCCCCGGCTACCCGGCTATCGCCATTTCCGACCCGAGTCACCTGTCCTGCGTCAGCAACGATTTCGGCTATGACTTCGTGTTCTCCCGCTATGTGGAATCGCTGGGGCGTGAAGGGGATGTGCTGCTCGGCATTTCCACCTCCGGCAATTCCGGCAATATTATCAAGGCGATCAGCGCTGCGCGCGCCAAGCGAATGAAAGTGATTACGCTGACCGGCAAGGACGGAGGCAAGATGGCGGGCACCGCGGATGTGGAAATTCGCGTGCCGCACTTCGGTTACGCCGACCGCATTCAGGAAGTACACATCAAGGCGATCCACATTCTGATTCAATTGATTGAAAAAGAAATGGCCGGCAACTGA
- the fadE gene encoding acyl-CoA dehydrogenase FadE has translation MVAVSVLIVLMLIGALFYHRLSLWQSSALLVLWVVAMAALNLWSAWLLIPLGLLLVPLLATPLRQRLISAPALTVFRRVMPPMSKTEKEAIDAGTTWWEGELFRGTPDWHTLHTYPRPALTPEEQAFLDGPVEEACRLANDFEITHERADLPPVLWELLKQHRFFALIIKKEYGGLEFSAYAQAMVLQKLAGVSSILAITVGVPNSLGPGELLQHYGTDAQKDHYLPRLARGDEIPCFALTSPEAGSDASAIPDLGVVCYGQWQGQQMLGMRLTWNKRYITLAPVATVLGLAFRLYDPDHLLGDRDDIGITCALIPTRTEGVKIGRRHFPINIPFQNGPTQGENIFVPLDYIIGGPQMAGQGWRMLMECLSVGRGITLPSNATGGLKSVALATGAYARIRRQFKLPIGKMEGIEEPLARMAGNAYVMDAAATLITSGIMQGARPSVLSAIVKYHCTHRGQRGIIDAMDITGGKGICLGPSNFVARHYQGAPIAITVEGANILTRSMIIFGQGAIRCHPYVLNEMGAAQDNDLKAFDRALFGHLGHIGGNAMRSLWLGLTNGRTSRAPVSDATRRYYQRLNRLSANLALLADVSMGVLGGSLKRRERLSARLGDVLSQLYLASATLKRYDEEGRQQADLPLVHWGVQDCLHQAEQAMTELLRNFPNRLVARLLRAVIFPLGHTSPAPADQLDHQLARLLQAPSATRSRLGRGLYLKATAHHPAAQLEQSLLDILAAEPIHQRLSQSAGYPLPFMQLDKLAEHGLAEGVITPEEAGVLMQAEASRLRSINVDDFAPDALSARKAVAEQRLPADTAA, from the coding sequence ATGGTTGCAGTCAGTGTCCTGATCGTCTTGATGCTTATCGGCGCCCTGTTCTACCACCGGCTATCACTGTGGCAGAGCAGCGCGTTGCTTGTACTTTGGGTCGTCGCGATGGCGGCGCTGAATCTGTGGTCGGCCTGGCTGCTGATTCCATTGGGCTTGTTGTTAGTGCCGCTGCTGGCGACGCCACTACGACAACGATTGATCTCCGCACCGGCGCTGACGGTGTTCCGTCGCGTGATGCCGCCGATGTCCAAAACGGAAAAAGAAGCCATTGACGCCGGCACCACCTGGTGGGAAGGCGAACTGTTTCGCGGCACGCCCGACTGGCATACCCTGCACACCTACCCCCGCCCGGCGTTGACGCCGGAAGAACAGGCGTTTCTGGACGGGCCGGTAGAAGAGGCCTGCCGTCTGGCGAATGACTTTGAAATCACCCACGAGCGTGCCGACCTGCCGCCGGTGCTGTGGGAGTTACTGAAACAGCATCGCTTCTTCGCTCTGATCATCAAAAAAGAGTACGGCGGGTTGGAATTCTCCGCTTACGCTCAGGCAATGGTGCTGCAAAAGCTGGCCGGCGTATCCAGCATTCTGGCGATCACCGTCGGCGTACCCAACTCACTCGGCCCCGGTGAACTGCTGCAACACTACGGCACCGACGCACAGAAGGATCATTACCTGCCGCGGCTGGCGCGCGGCGACGAAATCCCTTGTTTCGCGCTGACCAGCCCGGAAGCCGGCTCCGACGCCAGCGCCATCCCTGATTTGGGGGTGGTGTGCTACGGCCAGTGGCAAGGCCAGCAGATGCTGGGGATGCGGCTGACCTGGAACAAACGCTACATTACGCTGGCGCCCGTCGCCACCGTGTTGGGTCTGGCGTTCCGTTTATACGACCCGGACCATCTGCTGGGCGACCGGGATGACATCGGCATCACCTGCGCGCTGATCCCCACCCGTACCGAAGGCGTAAAAATCGGCCGCCGTCACTTCCCGATTAATATCCCGTTCCAGAACGGCCCGACGCAGGGCGAAAACATTTTTGTTCCGCTGGACTACATCATCGGCGGGCCGCAGATGGCAGGCCAGGGCTGGCGTATGCTGATGGAATGCCTGTCGGTCGGACGCGGCATCACCCTGCCGTCCAATGCCACCGGCGGCCTGAAAAGCGTGGCGCTGGCGACCGGTGCTTACGCCCGCATCCGCCGCCAGTTCAAACTGCCGATCGGCAAAATGGAAGGCATTGAAGAGCCGCTGGCCCGGATGGCCGGCAACGCCTACGTGATGGACGCCGCCGCCACGCTAATCACCAGCGGCATCATGCAGGGCGCGCGGCCGTCGGTGCTGTCCGCCATCGTCAAATATCACTGCACCCACCGCGGCCAGCGCGGCATCATCGATGCTATGGACATCACCGGCGGCAAAGGCATCTGCCTCGGCCCGTCCAACTTTGTCGCCCGTCACTATCAGGGCGCGCCGATCGCCATCACCGTTGAGGGCGCCAATATTCTGACCCGCAGCATGATTATCTTCGGGCAAGGCGCCATTCGCTGCCATCCGTACGTGCTGAACGAGATGGGCGCGGCGCAGGACAACGATCTGAAAGCCTTTGACCGGGCGCTGTTCGGCCATCTGGGGCATATCGGCGGCAACGCCATGCGCAGCCTGTGGCTGGGGCTGACCAACGGGCGCACCAGCCGTGCGCCGGTCAGCGATGCCACCCGCCGCTACTACCAGCGTCTGAACCGATTGAGCGCCAATCTGGCGCTGCTGGCGGATGTGTCGATGGGCGTGCTGGGCGGCAGCCTGAAGCGCCGCGAGCGCCTTTCCGCCCGGCTGGGAGACGTGCTGAGTCAGTTGTATCTGGCGTCCGCCACGCTGAAACGCTACGACGAAGAGGGTCGCCAGCAGGCCGATCTGCCGCTGGTGCATTGGGGTGTGCAGGATTGTCTGCATCAGGCGGAACAGGCGATGACCGAGCTACTGCGTAACTTCCCCAACAGACTGGTAGCCCGGCTGCTGCGGGCGGTCATTTTCCCATTGGGCCACACCAGTCCGGCGCCCGCCGACCAGTTGGACCATCAACTGGCGCGGCTGCTGCAAGCGCCGTCGGCGACCCGCAGCCGGCTGGGACGCGGTTTGTACCTGAAAGCAACGGCTCATCATCCGGCCGCGCAGTTGGAGCAGTCGTTGCTGGATATTCTGGCTGCCGAGCCGATCCATCAGCGGCTGTCGCAGTCGGCCGGTTACCCGTTGCCCTTTATGCAACTGGATAAACTGGCGGAACACGGGCTGGCGGAAGGGGTGATTACGCCGGAAGAAGCCGGCGTACTGATGCAGGCGGAAGCCAGTCGGCTGCGTTCCATCAACGTTGACGACTTCGCGCCGGATGCCCTAAGCGCACGCAAGGCAGTAGCAGAGCAACGACTACCTGCCGATACGGCGGCCTGA
- the mtnK gene encoding S-methyl-5-thioribose kinase has protein sequence MSLYRTFNADDAVQYARQYGGIADSSSLVAADEIGDGNLNLVFKIRDTQGVSRVIVKQALPYVRCVGESWPLTLDRARIEAETLLAHAQYCPRHTVTVLHHDPILAVMVQEDLSDHEIWRRELVKGRDYPQAAAQLGEYLAQALFHHSDFYQSPHDKKAAVSRFTNPELCQITEDLFFTDPYIDHERNQFDPALLPDVLALRDNPPLKCAVAALKHAFLSKAEALLHGDIHSGSIFVAENRLKVIDAEFGFYGPIGFDIGTALGNLLLNYCGLPGLLPPREASAARERRLEDIVTLWRTFANRFAALSNEKSRDPALAVEGYVEQFLRQVWQDAVGYCGSELIRRTIGLAHVADLDTIADDAARQSCQRHAIHLGKTLILAAVHIDGPEALLARVRQSGA, from the coding sequence ATGTCGCTTTACCGTACTTTTAACGCGGACGATGCCGTGCAGTACGCCCGTCAGTATGGCGGGATTGCTGACTCGTCGTCGTTGGTGGCTGCCGATGAAATCGGCGACGGTAACCTGAATCTGGTGTTCAAGATCCGCGATACGCAGGGCGTCAGCCGGGTGATCGTCAAGCAGGCATTGCCGTACGTCCGGTGTGTCGGCGAGTCCTGGCCGCTGACGCTGGATCGTGCCCGTATTGAAGCGGAAACGCTGCTGGCGCACGCGCAGTATTGCCCGCGGCATACGGTAACGGTGCTGCATCATGACCCGATACTGGCGGTGATGGTACAGGAAGATTTGTCTGACCATGAAATCTGGCGGCGCGAACTGGTGAAAGGGCGTGACTACCCGCAGGCGGCGGCGCAGCTGGGGGAATATCTGGCGCAAGCGCTGTTCCACCACTCGGATTTCTACCAGTCGCCCCACGACAAAAAGGCGGCGGTGAGCCGCTTTACCAACCCGGAACTGTGCCAGATCACCGAAGATCTGTTCTTTACCGATCCGTACATCGATCATGAACGCAACCAGTTCGACCCGGCGCTGCTGCCGGATGTGCTGGCGTTACGCGATAACCCGCCACTGAAATGCGCCGTCGCCGCGCTCAAACATGCCTTTCTGAGCAAAGCGGAAGCGTTGTTGCATGGCGATATCCACAGCGGATCGATTTTCGTAGCGGAAAACCGCCTGAAGGTGATCGACGCCGAATTCGGTTTTTACGGCCCGATCGGGTTTGATATCGGTACCGCGCTGGGCAACCTGCTGCTGAACTACTGCGGGCTGCCGGGGTTGCTGCCGCCGCGCGAGGCATCCGCCGCACGCGAACGGCGCCTGGAGGATATCGTGACGCTGTGGCGTACCTTCGCGAACCGCTTTGCGGCACTAAGCAATGAGAAGAGCCGCGACCCGGCGCTGGCGGTGGAAGGCTACGTTGAGCAGTTCCTGCGGCAGGTGTGGCAGGATGCGGTGGGCTACTGCGGCAGTGAACTGATTCGCCGCACCATCGGGCTGGCGCATGTGGCTGATCTCGATACCATCGCCGATGACGCCGCCCGTCAATCCTGCCAGCGTCATGCCATTCACCTTGGCAAGACGCTGATTTTGGCCGCAGTGCATATCGACGGCCCCGAAGCCTTGCTGGCGCGGGTGCGCCAAAGCGGTGCCTAA
- the mtnA gene encoding S-methyl-5-thioribose-1-phosphate isomerase → MQTVNTTSLNVVDNQLWILDQQALPQEKIWCPCPDVDALVDHIRTLRVRGAPLIGLSTSLLLALLAEQGQSRPQLAQALETLRAARPTAVNLMNNLDRMKQALAADDFVNAMTQEALRLIEEDKALCERIADNGAALVKPGSRLLTHCNTGGLATAGVGTAIGVMLRAHQQGNVEKVWVDETRPLLQGGRLTAWELGELGIPYHLICDSMAASLMAQGLVDAIWVGADRIAATGDVANKIGTYSLAVLAHYHGIPFYVAAPHTTHDPHCPNGSAIPIEQRAASEVTGVAGSFGQCQWAPHNAPVYNPAFDVTPATLISGWVLDGGVITPEQVRNGIFQHPLAG, encoded by the coding sequence ATGCAGACCGTTAACACCACCAGCCTTAACGTCGTTGATAACCAGCTTTGGATCCTTGACCAGCAGGCGCTGCCGCAGGAAAAAATCTGGTGTCCCTGCCCGGATGTCGATGCGTTGGTCGACCATATCCGCACCCTGCGGGTACGCGGCGCGCCGCTGATTGGGCTGTCCACCAGCCTGTTGCTGGCGCTGTTGGCGGAGCAAGGTCAATCCCGACCGCAGCTGGCGCAGGCGCTGGAGACGCTGCGTGCCGCCCGCCCGACTGCCGTCAACCTGATGAACAATCTGGATCGCATGAAGCAGGCGCTGGCGGCCGATGATTTCGTCAACGCCATGACGCAGGAAGCGCTGCGGTTGATTGAGGAAGATAAAGCGCTGTGCGAGCGTATCGCCGATAACGGCGCCGCGCTGGTGAAACCGGGCAGCCGCCTGTTAACCCACTGTAACACCGGCGGGCTGGCGACGGCGGGTGTCGGCACCGCCATTGGCGTCATGCTGCGCGCTCATCAGCAGGGCAACGTGGAAAAAGTCTGGGTGGATGAAACCCGTCCGCTGTTGCAAGGCGGTCGCCTGACCGCCTGGGAGCTGGGCGAGCTGGGTATCCCTTACCACCTGATCTGCGATTCAATGGCCGCCTCGCTGATGGCGCAGGGTCTGGTCGACGCCATCTGGGTCGGCGCGGATCGCATCGCCGCCACCGGCGACGTCGCCAACAAGATTGGCACCTACAGCCTGGCGGTGCTGGCGCACTACCACGGCATTCCGTTCTATGTCGCCGCGCCGCACACTACCCACGATCCACACTGCCCGAACGGCAGCGCCATTCCGATCGAGCAACGCGCCGCCAGCGAAGTCACCGGTGTGGCCGGCAGTTTTGGTCAGTGTCAGTGGGCGCCGCACAACGCGCCGGTGTACAACCCGGCGTTCGACGTCACGCCAGCGACGCTTATCAGCGGCTGGGTGCTGGATGGCGGCGTGATTACCCCGGAACAGGTACGCAACGGTATTTTTCAGCATCCGCTGGCGGGCTAA
- a CDS encoding 1,2-dihydroxy-3-keto-5-methylthiopentene dioxygenase, whose translation MSALTIFSDTDAGQPVWQSRDADAIAQQLSAINVRFERWQADRDLSASPSSEEVLAAYQHEIDKLVAEKGYQSWDVVSMRADNPQKDALRTKFLSEHTHGEDEVRFFVEGAGLFCLHVDGRIFQILCEKNDLLSVPAGVPHWFDMGSEPHFTAIRLFDNPDGWVAHFTGDAIADAYPKLA comes from the coding sequence ATGAGTGCCTTAACCATTTTCAGCGATACGGATGCCGGTCAGCCGGTCTGGCAAAGCCGCGATGCGGACGCGATCGCCCAGCAACTGAGCGCTATCAATGTGCGCTTTGAACGCTGGCAGGCGGATCGTGACCTAAGCGCCAGCCCTTCCTCCGAAGAAGTACTGGCCGCGTATCAGCATGAGATTGACAAACTGGTGGCGGAAAAAGGCTACCAGAGTTGGGATGTTGTCAGCATGCGGGCCGACAATCCGCAGAAAGACGCATTGCGCACCAAGTTTCTGTCGGAGCACACCCACGGCGAAGACGAAGTGCGTTTCTTTGTGGAAGGGGCGGGGTTGTTCTGCCTGCACGTGGACGGCCGGATTTTCCAGATTCTGTGCGAAAAGAACGATCTGCTGTCGGTACCCGCCGGCGTGCCGCACTGGTTCGACATGGGGTCCGAGCCGCATTTCACCGCCATTCGCCTGTTCGACAACCCGGATGGCTGGGTAGCCCATTTCACCGGCGATGCCATCGCCGACGCTTACCCGAAACTGGCGTAA
- the mtnC gene encoding acireductone synthase, with translation MINAIVTDIEGTTSDIRFVHNVLFPYARARLADAVAQAERDQEIAAALTLARQELGQPDATPAQLLAAFNQFMDEDRKSPALKLLQGIIWRSGYRNGDFRGHVYDDVAPQLRAWRQQGIALYVYSSGSVEAQHLLFGHSDAGDLRPLFSDYFDTRVGAKRETASYHNIARAIGLPACELLFLSDIRQELDAAELAGWHTCQLIRDDADTDSHHRQVNRFDQIDLNAYQAN, from the coding sequence ATGATTAACGCAATTGTCACCGATATTGAAGGCACCACCAGTGATATTCGCTTTGTGCACAATGTATTATTCCCGTACGCCCGCGCGCGTCTGGCCGACGCGGTGGCGCAGGCGGAGCGCGACCAGGAGATCGCCGCGGCGCTGACGCTAGCGCGTCAGGAACTGGGGCAGCCGGACGCCACGCCCGCCCAGTTGCTGGCGGCGTTCAATCAGTTCATGGATGAAGACCGTAAATCGCCGGCGCTGAAGCTGTTGCAGGGCATCATCTGGCGCAGTGGCTACCGTAACGGTGATTTTCGCGGTCATGTTTATGATGACGTGGCGCCGCAGCTGCGCGCCTGGCGCCAGCAGGGCATCGCGCTGTATGTCTACTCATCCGGGTCGGTGGAGGCGCAGCATCTGCTGTTTGGTCACAGCGATGCCGGCGACTTGCGGCCGCTGTTCAGCGACTATTTTGATACCCGCGTCGGCGCCAAGCGCGAGACGGCGTCGTACCACAATATCGCCCGCGCCATCGGGCTGCCCGCCTGCGAGTTGCTGTTCCTGTCGGATATTCGTCAGGAGCTGGATGCCGCCGAATTGGCGGGCTGGCATACCTGCCAGCTGATTCGCGACGACGCGGATACCGACAGCCACCATCGTCAGGTAAACCGTTTTGATCAGATCGACCTGAACGCCTATCAGGCCAACTAA
- a CDS encoding methylthioribulose 1-phosphate dehydratase: protein MSETPQLAALMAACHWIGEKGWCPATGGNMSVHLDERQCLITESGKDKGSLSAEDFLLVDIATNHVPSGRTPSAETGLHTLLYRLLPAVGAVLHTHSVNATVLSRVEKSDALVLEGYEMQKSLSGQRTHLERVAIPIFDNDQDISALAERVAARHETTALRYGFLVRGHGLYCWGNDVNEARRHLEGLEFLFQCELQRRVLEAK, encoded by the coding sequence ATGAGTGAGACTCCACAACTGGCCGCGCTGATGGCGGCCTGCCACTGGATTGGCGAGAAAGGCTGGTGCCCGGCGACGGGCGGCAACATGTCTGTTCACCTTGATGAACGGCAGTGCCTGATTACCGAATCCGGCAAAGACAAAGGCAGCCTGAGTGCGGAAGACTTCCTGTTGGTCGATATCGCCACCAATCACGTGCCGAGCGGCCGCACGCCGTCGGCGGAAACCGGGCTGCATACGCTGCTATATCGCTTGTTGCCGGCGGTGGGGGCGGTGCTGCATACCCATTCGGTCAACGCCACGGTACTGTCGCGGGTGGAGAAAAGCGACGCGCTGGTGCTTGAAGGCTATGAAATGCAGAAGTCGCTGAGCGGCCAGCGCACCCATTTGGAGCGGGTGGCGATCCCGATTTTCGACAACGATCAGGATATTTCGGCGCTGGCTGAGCGGGTGGCGGCCCGTCATGAGACGACGGCGCTGCGCTACGGCTTTCTGGTGCGTGGGCACGGTCTGTACTGCTGGGGCAATGACGTTAACGAGGCCCGCCGTCATCTGGAAGGGCTGGAATTCCTGTTCCAGTGCGAACTGCAACGACGCGTGCTGGAGGCGAAATGA
- a CDS encoding pyridoxal phosphate-dependent aminotransferase, whose amino-acid sequence MSAALIPDSKLPSLGTTIFTQMSALAQQHQAINLSQGFPDFDGPDYLKQRLAHHVSQGANQYAPMTGVAPLRQAIAEKTAALYGWQPDADSEVTVTAGATEALFAAISALVRPGDEVICLDPSYDSYAPAVQLAGGVLKRIALQPPAFRVDWAAFGDLLNDRTRLVIVNTPHNPSATVWQQEDFRQLWQAIASRPIYVLSDEVYEHICFAADGHASVLAHPELRQRAIAVSSFGKTYHMTGWKVGYCVAPAPLSAELRKVHQYLTFAVNTPAQLAIADMLQHQSQHWRELPDFYRAKRDRFVNALAASRLEILPCEGTYFLLADYRAISAQDDASFCRWLTEHVGVAAIPLSVFCAAPFPHTLIRLCFAKQESTLDAAAERLCQL is encoded by the coding sequence ATGAGCGCCGCATTGATCCCCGACAGCAAACTCCCTTCCCTCGGCACCACCATTTTTACCCAGATGAGCGCACTGGCACAGCAGCACCAGGCGATCAACCTGTCGCAAGGCTTCCCGGATTTTGACGGCCCCGACTACCTGAAACAGCGTCTGGCTCATCACGTCAGTCAGGGTGCCAATCAATACGCGCCGATGACCGGCGTGGCGCCGCTGCGTCAGGCGATTGCGGAAAAGACCGCGGCGCTGTATGGCTGGCAACCGGACGCCGATAGCGAAGTCACGGTTACCGCCGGCGCCACCGAGGCGCTATTCGCTGCCATCAGCGCACTGGTGCGGCCGGGCGATGAAGTGATCTGCCTTGATCCCAGCTACGACAGTTACGCGCCGGCGGTGCAACTGGCCGGCGGCGTGCTGAAGCGAATCGCCCTGCAACCGCCGGCGTTTCGCGTTGATTGGGCGGCGTTCGGCGACTTACTGAACGATCGTACCCGGCTGGTGATCGTCAACACGCCGCATAATCCGTCCGCCACCGTCTGGCAGCAGGAGGATTTCCGCCAGCTGTGGCAGGCCATCGCCAGCCGCCCTATTTATGTGCTGAGCGACGAAGTGTACGAGCACATCTGCTTTGCCGCCGACGGCCACGCCAGCGTGCTGGCGCACCCGGAACTGCGCCAGCGTGCCATTGCCGTGTCCTCCTTCGGTAAAACCTATCACATGACCGGCTGGAAGGTGGGCTATTGCGTCGCACCGGCGCCGCTCAGCGCCGAGCTGCGCAAGGTTCATCAGTACCTGACGTTTGCCGTCAACACGCCGGCCCAACTGGCGATTGCCGACATGTTGCAACACCAGTCGCAGCACTGGCGTGAACTGCCGGACTTTTATCGCGCCAAACGCGACCGCTTCGTTAACGCGCTGGCAGCCAGCCGGCTGGAGATTCTGCCCTGCGAAGGTACCTACTTTCTGCTGGCGGACTATCGCGCCATTTCCGCACAGGATGACGCCAGTTTCTGCCGCTGGCTGACCGAACACGTCGGCGTAGCGGCGATCCCACTGTCTGTTTTCTGCGCAGCCCCCTTCCCTCATACGCTGATTCGGTTATGCTTTGCCAAACAGGAATCAACCCTGGATGCTGCCGCGGAGCGTTTATGTCAACTTTAA
- a CDS encoding amidohydrolase, giving the protein MSTLKVTLLQQPLVWMDGPANLSHFDNLLGEMTGRDLIVLPEMFTTGFAMEAAKSSLEQHVVEAWLKQWAQRNNALVGGSVAVQTGKGAVNRFLLADPQGRVYQYDKRHLFRMAGEHEYYQSGQTREIVEWRGWRILPLICYDLRFPVWSRNRQDYDLALYVANWPAPRALHWKTLLAARAIENQAYVAGCNRVGTDGNGHSYQGDSLIIDEQGAILASAPEHQPARLDAELSLEALQSYREAFPAWRDADKFGL; this is encoded by the coding sequence ATGTCAACTTTAAAGGTCACCCTGTTACAACAGCCGTTGGTATGGATGGACGGCCCTGCCAACCTCAGTCATTTCGACAACCTGCTGGGCGAGATGACCGGCCGCGACCTGATCGTGCTGCCGGAAATGTTCACCACCGGTTTCGCGATGGAAGCGGCCAAAAGCAGTCTGGAACAGCATGTGGTGGAAGCCTGGCTGAAACAGTGGGCGCAGCGCAACAATGCGCTGGTGGGCGGCAGTGTGGCGGTGCAAACCGGCAAGGGCGCGGTCAACCGTTTTCTGCTGGCCGACCCGCAGGGACGGGTATACCAATACGACAAGCGACACCTGTTCCGCATGGCGGGCGAGCATGAGTATTACCAGTCCGGCCAGACGCGGGAAATCGTGGAATGGCGCGGCTGGCGTATTCTGCCGCTGATCTGCTACGACCTGCGCTTCCCGGTGTGGTCCCGCAATCGTCAGGATTATGATCTGGCGCTGTACGTCGCCAACTGGCCGGCGCCGCGCGCGCTGCACTGGAAAACCCTGCTGGCGGCGCGGGCGATTGAAAATCAGGCCTATGTGGCTGGCTGCAACCGCGTCGGCACCGACGGCAACGGCCACAGCTATCAGGGCGACAGCCTGATTATCGACGAACAGGGCGCGATTCTGGCCTCGGCCCCCGAGCACCAACCCGCCCGTCTTGACGCCGAACTGTCGCTGGAAGCGCTGCAAAGCTACCGTGAAGCTTTTCCCGCCTGGCGCGACGCCGATAAGTTCGGTTTGTAA